In a genomic window of Epinephelus lanceolatus isolate andai-2023 chromosome 3, ASM4190304v1, whole genome shotgun sequence:
- the LOC117254804 gene encoding histone chaperone asf1b-B: MAKVQVLNVAVLDNPSPFGNPFQFEITFECMEDLPEDLEWKIIYVGSAESEEYDQVLDSVLVGPVPAGRHMFVFQADAPNTGLIPESDAVGVTVVLITCTYRGQEFIRIGYYVNNEYTDPDLRENPPLKPDYTQLLRNILASNPRVTRFHINWEGSADKMEDSENVDPSPNISSMLPPSCIPGKMPPLGLMPDNSMDCM; encoded by the exons ATGGCCAAGGTACAAGTGTTAAACGTCGCTGTGCTGGACAACCCGAGCCCATTTGGAAATCCTTTTCAGTTTGAAATCACGTTTGAATGCATGGAAGATTTACCAGAAG ATCTGGAGTGGAAGATCATCTACGTGGGTTCAGCTGAGAGCGAGGAATACGACCAGGTCCTGGACTCTGTGTTAGTTGGCCCGGTACCGGCTGGCAGAcacatgtttgtgtttcag GCTGATGCTCCCAACACAGGGCTGATTCCAGAGAGTGATGCTGTAGGAGTGACTGTTGTCCTTATAACCTGCACCTACCGAGGACAGGAGTTCATTCGTATCGGTTACTACGTCAACAATGAATACACAGACCCTGACCTACGGGAAAACCCACCTCTCAAACCAGACTACACTCAG CTCCTGAGGAATATTCTGGCCTCTAACCCCCGTGTCACCCGCTTCCATATCAACTGGGAAGGCTCAGCAGACAAGATGGAGGACAGCGAGAACGTCGACCCGTCCCCCAACATCAGCAGCATGCTCCCTCCGTCCTGTATACCAGGAAAGATGCCGCCTCTCGGGCTGATGCCGGACAACTCCATGGACTGCATGTAA